A single Candidatus Thalassolituus haligoni DNA region contains:
- a CDS encoding transposase, which translates to MTTPKPATTANPKVEPSPALEKRVRRAFSTEYKLSIIQQAEACQHGELGELLRREKLYSNQLSQWRRERAEQGLDGLKKSAPGPAPKKTAEQKRIEQLKKENERLRKQIEIQNGCLTLQKKPWICWTCSTRTRHESVIFCQLIPIA; encoded by the coding sequence ATGACCACGCCAAAACCTGCTACCACTGCTAATCCCAAAGTTGAACCCAGTCCCGCACTGGAAAAGCGGGTGCGCAGAGCCTTCAGTACCGAATACAAGTTATCCATCATCCAGCAAGCCGAGGCCTGCCAGCATGGTGAGTTAGGGGAACTGCTGCGCCGTGAAAAATTGTATTCCAATCAACTGTCTCAATGGCGTCGGGAACGGGCTGAACAAGGGCTGGATGGTCTGAAAAAATCCGCCCCAGGTCCCGCGCCGAAGAAGACCGCTGAGCAAAAACGTATCGAACAGCTCAAAAAAGAGAACGAGCGGCTACGCAAGCAGATCGAGATTCAGAATGGCTGCCTGACGCTCCAAAAAAAGCCTTGGATCTGCTGGACATGCTCGACGAGGACGCGTCATGAATCAGTTATCTTCTGCCAGCTAATACCTATCGCATAG
- a CDS encoding YecA family protein, producing the protein MKLGRNDPCHCGSGKKYKRCCMDNVSKQHAQVFDAVEAMLAMNPDLTPDELDVALQHKVQDRNNQPHPDFCGVTPTQMANWLYASFDELQWVTISTPDDLSVSPVMRYLALILDESMENGGSFKATSKGNLPAKLVKQASELLPGFAVSQFPINISISEFAGSNEDKFNALHYTRVLAEISGIIYRRSGRYHVKKSAQKQYQAQGIQAFFKLMLEAAIRKYNWGYLDGFEQDVDLRTFWLFMLWRIQSHKNVGELIEEVVTAFPDLLLAFSSDDYVSPERNLSALIESRFIERFLQFWGFIIIDPRRYLNDESVARMVQVQPLLKQTFQFTINT; encoded by the coding sequence ATGAAACTCGGTCGTAACGATCCTTGCCACTGTGGCAGTGGTAAAAAATATAAGCGTTGCTGTATGGACAACGTATCCAAGCAGCATGCGCAAGTATTTGATGCTGTCGAAGCTATGCTGGCTATGAACCCGGATTTGACCCCCGATGAACTCGACGTCGCTTTGCAGCACAAAGTGCAGGATCGCAATAATCAACCTCATCCAGATTTTTGTGGTGTGACTCCGACGCAAATGGCCAATTGGCTCTATGCGTCTTTTGATGAATTACAGTGGGTGACAATCAGTACGCCAGACGATCTTTCTGTAAGCCCTGTGATGCGCTATTTAGCACTCATTCTCGATGAATCCATGGAGAATGGTGGTTCATTTAAAGCAACCAGCAAAGGCAACTTACCAGCTAAATTAGTCAAGCAGGCCAGTGAGTTATTACCTGGGTTTGCCGTCTCTCAGTTTCCAATAAATATCAGCATCAGCGAGTTTGCTGGCAGTAATGAAGATAAGTTCAATGCGTTGCACTACACACGAGTTTTGGCCGAAATTAGCGGCATTATTTACCGACGCAGCGGCCGTTATCATGTTAAAAAGTCAGCTCAAAAACAGTATCAGGCCCAAGGTATACAGGCATTCTTCAAACTTATGCTAGAAGCCGCAATCAGAAAATATAACTGGGGATATTTAGACGGTTTTGAGCAAGATGTCGATTTGCGTACCTTTTGGCTGTTTATGTTGTGGCGCATACAAAGCCACAAGAACGTGGGTGAGCTTATTGAAGAGGTGGTGACGGCTTTCCCCGATTTGTTATTGGCATTCTCTTCAGACGATTACGTCTCACCTGAAAGAAATTTGAGTGCGTTAATCGAATCAAGATTTATTGAGCGATTTTTACAGTTTTGGGGATTTATCATCATCGATCCGAGACGTTATTTAAACGATGAATCTGTCGCCAGAATGGTTCAGGTACAGCCTTTGTTAAAACAAACTTTTCAATTCACCATTAACACATAG
- a CDS encoding RNA polymerase sigma factor → MNLYQDALVLPARLLQEEKPRLLRFIKNRVPSNQEPEDIFQEAVARSLGRFKEGHSTSDPVGYTYRVVMNIINDFYRNQEEVQSLHELPENTFASEAPQPERVIAAKQRLEMFMTCVASLPEETRNLIILRKVHGLTNSQIAARLGVSGKTIEKRINRAMKSIEGRMEQSIEYRPSSIRNKVK, encoded by the coding sequence ATGAATCTGTATCAGGATGCCCTAGTACTACCAGCCCGGCTGCTGCAAGAAGAAAAGCCAAGGCTGCTGCGTTTCATAAAAAACAGAGTCCCTTCCAACCAGGAACCGGAAGACATTTTTCAGGAGGCCGTGGCACGCTCGTTGGGACGCTTTAAGGAAGGCCACAGCACCTCCGATCCGGTGGGCTACACCTATCGGGTCGTGATGAACATCATCAATGACTTTTACCGCAACCAGGAAGAAGTACAGTCACTGCACGAGTTGCCAGAAAACACATTTGCCAGCGAAGCCCCACAACCCGAACGTGTGATTGCTGCCAAGCAGAGGCTAGAAATGTTCATGACCTGCGTTGCCAGCCTGCCGGAGGAAACCCGCAACCTCATCATACTGCGCAAGGTGCATGGCCTCACCAACAGCCAGATAGCCGCGCGACTGGGGGTTTCCGGCAAGACCATCGAAAAACGCATCAATCGGGCGATGAAATCCATAGAAGGACGAATGGAACAAAGTATCGAATACCGTCCATCCAGCATTCGCAACAAGGTCAAATAA